The following are encoded in a window of Paenibacillaceae bacterium GAS479 genomic DNA:
- a CDS encoding citrate synthase, with the protein MTATKGLEGIVATTSSISSIIDGVLTYRGIDIDDLAVNATFEEVAYLLWYGKLPTASELEQLKSKLDEFAPVPSEVIEAIKLYPKDANSMAALRTAVSALALYDPAAQDMSREANVDKAIRLQAQLPTIIAAFSRIREGQEPVAPKAGLSVAANFLYMLSGETPDEVAVKALDQALVLHADHELNASTFAGRVTVATLSDMYSGVVSAIGALKGPLHGGANEAVMVMLEEIGTPDRVESVINEKLNNKEKIMGFGHRVYKNGDPRAKHLQKMSEELGKLKGNMDLYNMSVQIEEIVTGQKGLKPNVDFYSASVYTTLGIKRDLFTPIFAISRLSGWTAHILEQYDNNRLIRPRAEYTGPVNAKFIPIEQR; encoded by the coding sequence ATGACAGCTACCAAAGGTCTCGAAGGCATTGTCGCCACGACCTCATCCATCAGCTCCATCATCGACGGAGTCCTGACTTATCGCGGCATCGACATTGACGATTTGGCCGTTAATGCGACGTTTGAAGAAGTTGCCTATCTTCTCTGGTATGGCAAGCTGCCTACGGCATCCGAGCTAGAGCAACTGAAATCCAAATTGGATGAATTTGCTCCTGTTCCTTCCGAAGTTATCGAAGCGATCAAGCTGTATCCAAAAGATGCGAACTCTATGGCGGCGCTCCGCACAGCGGTATCCGCTCTGGCCCTATACGATCCGGCAGCTCAAGATATGTCCCGCGAAGCCAATGTGGATAAAGCAATCCGTCTGCAGGCACAGCTGCCTACGATCATTGCCGCATTTTCGCGCATCCGCGAGGGTCAGGAGCCAGTCGCTCCTAAGGCAGGCCTCTCCGTAGCAGCGAACTTCCTCTACATGCTGTCCGGTGAGACTCCGGATGAGGTAGCTGTGAAGGCGCTTGATCAAGCGCTGGTGCTGCATGCCGACCATGAACTTAACGCTTCCACCTTTGCCGGCCGTGTTACGGTTGCAACACTCTCGGATATGTATTCCGGCGTTGTGTCTGCGATCGGCGCTCTTAAAGGTCCGCTGCACGGCGGAGCAAACGAAGCGGTAATGGTAATGCTGGAGGAGATCGGAACTCCGGATCGCGTTGAGTCGGTCATCAACGAGAAGCTTAACAACAAAGAGAAAATCATGGGCTTCGGCCATCGCGTTTATAAAAACGGCGACCCGCGCGCCAAACATCTTCAAAAAATGTCCGAAGAGCTCGGCAAGCTGAAGGGCAATATGGACCTGTACAACATGAGCGTGCAGATCGAAGAGATCGTAACCGGCCAAAAGGGTCTGAAGCCTAACGTAGACTTCTACTCCGCATCCGTGTACACAACTCTCGGTATCAAACGCGACTTGTTTACGCCGATTTTTGCCATCAGCCGCCTGTCGGGCTGGACAGCGCATATCCTGGAGCAGTACGATAATAATCGTCTGATTCGTCCACGCGCAGAATACACGGGACCAGTGAACGCCAAGTTCATTCCAATCGAACAGCGTTAA
- a CDS encoding malate dehydrogenase (NAD): MAIRRNKITVVGAGFTGATTALMLAQKELGDVVLVDIPQLENPTKGKALDMLEASPVQGFDSKITGTSDYADTKDSDVVIITAGIARKPGMSRDDLVSTNAGIVRSVCENIKVTSPNAYVIILSNPVDAMTYAAFETLGFPKNRVIGQSGVLDTARYCTFIAQELNVSVEDVRGFVLGGHGDDMVPLVRYSNVGGIPIEKLIPAERIEAIVQRTRVGGGEIVNLLGNGSAYYAPAASLVQMAEAILKDKKRIIPVIALLEGEYGYDGLFLGVPAILGGDGIEKVFELELTAEEKAALDKSADSVRNVIKVVAGAEA, encoded by the coding sequence ATGGCGATTAGACGCAATAAAATCACGGTTGTAGGTGCAGGCTTCACAGGTGCAACGACGGCTCTTATGCTGGCTCAAAAGGAACTTGGCGACGTTGTACTTGTCGACATTCCACAGCTTGAGAATCCGACGAAGGGCAAAGCTCTCGATATGCTGGAGGCTTCCCCGGTTCAAGGTTTTGATTCCAAAATTACCGGAACATCCGACTATGCCGACACGAAGGATTCCGACGTTGTCATCATTACGGCCGGTATTGCTCGCAAGCCTGGCATGAGCCGCGACGATCTCGTGAGCACAAACGCTGGCATCGTGCGTTCCGTTTGCGAAAACATCAAAGTGACGAGCCCGAACGCTTATGTCATCATTTTGTCCAACCCGGTTGATGCGATGACTTATGCTGCTTTCGAAACGCTTGGTTTCCCTAAAAACCGCGTTATCGGCCAATCCGGCGTACTCGACACAGCTCGCTACTGCACGTTCATCGCGCAAGAGCTGAACGTATCCGTTGAAGACGTACGTGGCTTCGTGCTCGGCGGCCATGGCGACGACATGGTACCGCTCGTGCGTTACTCCAATGTTGGCGGTATTCCAATCGAGAAGCTGATTCCAGCTGAGCGCATCGAAGCGATTGTACAACGCACCCGCGTTGGCGGCGGCGAGATCGTTAACCTGCTCGGCAATGGCAGCGCGTACTACGCTCCAGCAGCTTCCCTCGTGCAGATGGCTGAGGCGATTCTTAAGGACAAAAAACGGATCATTCCTGTTATCGCGCTTCTCGAAGGCGAGTATGGTTATGACGGCCTATTCCTCGGCGTACCTGCAATTCTGGGCGGCGACGGCATTGAGAAAGTATTCGAGCTGGAGCTGACGGCTGAAGAAAAAGCGGCTCTGGACAAGTCCGCTGACTCCGTGCGCAATGTCATTAAAGTTGTAGCAGGCGCTGAGGCGTAA
- a CDS encoding isocitrate dehydrogenase (NADP) yields the protein MAQFEKYALPTEGEQITIQDGKLQVPNNPILPFIEGDGTGRDIWRASKRVLDSAVEKAYKGEKKIAWYEVFAGEKAFNQYGEWLPADTLTAIREYIVAIKGPLTTPIGGGIRSLNVALRQELDLYVCLRPVRYFDGVPSPVKRPELVNMVIFRENTEDIYAGIEYQEGSEAVKKVLSFLQNEMGVNKIRFPETSGIGIKPVSAEGSKRLVRAAIEYAIEHGRKSVTLVHKGNIMKFTEGAFKNWGYEVAEAEFGDKVFTWDQYDRIKEEQGVDAANKAQEEALAAGKILIKDAIADIALQQVLTRPTDFDVIATLNLNGDYLSDALAAQVGGIGIAPGANINYLTGHAIFEATHGTAPKYADKDVVNPGSVILSGVMMLEHLGWQEAADLIYKGMETSINNKTVTYDFARLMDGAKEVKCSEFADQVIANM from the coding sequence ATGGCACAATTCGAAAAATACGCTCTTCCAACCGAAGGCGAGCAAATTACGATTCAAGACGGCAAGCTGCAAGTTCCTAACAACCCGATCCTTCCTTTCATCGAAGGCGACGGCACTGGCCGCGACATCTGGCGCGCTTCCAAGCGCGTTCTTGACTCCGCTGTAGAAAAAGCTTACAAAGGCGAGAAGAAAATTGCTTGGTACGAAGTATTTGCAGGTGAAAAAGCTTTCAACCAATACGGCGAGTGGCTACCTGCCGACACGCTGACTGCGATTCGCGAATACATCGTTGCGATCAAAGGACCTCTGACGACGCCAATTGGCGGCGGTATCCGTTCCCTGAACGTGGCTCTGCGTCAAGAGCTTGACCTGTACGTCTGCCTGCGTCCTGTGCGTTACTTCGATGGCGTGCCTTCCCCAGTGAAGCGCCCTGAGCTGGTCAACATGGTTATTTTCCGCGAGAACACGGAAGACATCTATGCTGGCATCGAGTACCAAGAAGGATCCGAAGCTGTGAAAAAAGTTCTGTCCTTCCTGCAAAATGAGATGGGCGTGAACAAAATCCGCTTCCCGGAAACATCCGGCATCGGCATCAAGCCAGTATCCGCAGAAGGCTCCAAACGCCTTGTGCGCGCAGCTATCGAGTACGCAATCGAGCATGGCCGCAAGTCCGTAACGCTCGTTCACAAAGGCAACATCATGAAGTTCACCGAAGGAGCCTTCAAAAACTGGGGTTACGAAGTGGCTGAAGCCGAGTTCGGCGACAAAGTGTTCACTTGGGATCAATATGACCGCATCAAAGAAGAGCAAGGCGTTGATGCAGCCAACAAAGCTCAAGAAGAAGCTCTCGCAGCTGGCAAAATCCTGATCAAGGACGCTATTGCCGACATTGCTCTGCAACAAGTTCTGACTCGTCCGACCGACTTCGACGTTATCGCGACGCTGAACCTGAACGGCGACTACCTGTCTGACGCTCTGGCTGCTCAAGTTGGCGGCATCGGTATCGCTCCAGGCGCTAACATCAACTACTTGACTGGACATGCTATCTTCGAAGCTACGCACGGCACAGCTCCTAAGTATGCTGACAAGGACGTTGTAAACCCAGGTTCCGTTATTCTGTCCGGCGTTATGATGCTTGAGCATCTGGGCTGGCAAGAAGCGGCTGACCTCATCTACAAAGGCATGGAAACTTCGATCAACAACAAAACAGTTACTTACGACTTTGCCCGTCTGATGGATGGCGCCAAAGAAGTGAAATGCTCCGAGTTCGCGGATCAAGTTATCGCCAACATGTAG